A part of Aegilops tauschii subsp. strangulata cultivar AL8/78 chromosome 2, Aet v6.0, whole genome shotgun sequence genomic DNA contains:
- the LOC141040696 gene encoding putative FBD-associated F-box protein At5g56440 — MEAEEGDRISLLPDCLLGNIVSLLPVKNAACTMVLSRRWRRIWPSVPLDLDLDGSNRNLGSDGHSILRILSSHGDGPIRRFHATVSAHKATSSWLQILSNQRIDDSLVLKFVPHAAHPPLPRDLLRFSANVLRHLELHCCCLDPQLGVTLPLHSLHYLHLSNVVIPETSLHSMIAGCLALRKLQLFRVHNLRRLVPCSRNLVEVYIRPHVPLEKVSFSGTPNLESIVLLYADIWRLCPDIFVKDALPPKVRKVALTLPMLHSPNFVITPKRSVSIITTLILNMKFSDGEELRKAANMLSLFPCLQVLQIWCLAFEWTDKHAFGQWQPAADTIMCLNEHLKYVELHGYYGTIGEVQFASFLMAGAKALRAMQILHGSKLRDERINTMKSLILKGGKASSEAQLSFAWRSDIPTVREDLDSYLRQVRII, encoded by the exons ATGGAGGCAGAGGAGGGTGACCGCATTAGCCTTCTCCCTGACTGCCTGCTGGGCAACATCGTCTCCCTCCTCCCTGTCAAGAACGCAGCCTGCACCATGGTTCTCTCCCGCCGCTGGCGACGCATCTGGCCGTCGGTGCCGCTCGACCTAGACCTCGACGGCAGCAACAGGAATCTTGGCTCCGACGGCCACTCAATCTTGCGCATCCTTTCCTCCCACGGAGATGGGCCTATCCGTCGCTTCCACGCCACCGTCTCCGCGCATAAGGCGACCTCTAGCTGGCTGCAAATCCTATCCAACCAGCGCATCGACGACAGCCTCGTGCTCAAGTTCGTGCCGCACGCCGCGCACCCGCCGCTCCCTCGCGACCTCCTAAGGTTCAGCGCTAATGTTCTCCGACATTTGGAGCTGCATTGCTGTTGCCTTGACCCCCAACTTGGAGTAACTCTGCCTTTGCATAGCCTGCATTATCTGCACCTGTCCAATGTGGTGATTCCCGAGACGTCGTTGCACTCTATGATCGCCGGCTGTCTAGCCCTGCGGAAGCTACAGCTCTTCAGAGTCCATAACCTTCGCCGCCTCGTCCCTTGCTCACGTAATCTCGTCGAGGTGTACATCAGGCCACACGTCCCACTTGAAAAGGTCTCTTTCAGTGGAACACCTAATCTTGAAAGCATTGTGCTCTTATATGCGGACATATGGCGGCTATGTCCCGACATCTTTGTAAAAGACGCCCTTCCTCCTAAGGTCCGAAAGGTTGCTCTCACACTTCCAATGCTGCACTCGCCCAACTTTGTGATTACGCCTAAG AGGTCAGTATCCATCATTACAACACTGATCCTCAACATGAAATTTAGTGATGGTGAAGAACTGAGGAAGGCTGCCAACATGTTAAGCTTGTTCCCCTGTTTGCAAGTTCTTCAGATTTGG TGCCTCGCTTTTGAATGGACGGATAAACATGCGTTTGGGCAGTGGCAACCAGCAGCTGATACAATTATGTGCCTAAATGAGCATCTCAAATACGTGGAACTTCATGGGTATTATGGCACTATAGGGGAGGTGCAATTTGCAAGTTTCCTTATGGCTGGAGCAAAAGCTCTCAGGGCCATGCAAATACTGCACGGTAGTAAATTGAGGGATGAGCGTATCAACACCATGAAAAGTTTAATACTGAAAGGTGGCAAAGCTTCGTCAGAAGCTCAACTTAGCTTTGCATGGAGGAGCGACATACCTACTGTTCGAGAGGACCTTGATAGTTACCTGCGCCAAGTTCGTATTATTTGA